The Pedobacter ginsengisoli region AACACGCTCATTAAAATCGAAAACATTCTTAATAAGTTCATGTTCATTGGTATCAAGCGCACCACTTTCTTTACCCTGATCCAACAGGTAATACAACTCTTCGGTACTATGTACTGATTCATGCCCACCAACATTGGATATGCCAAACAACTTAAGAATTACATTAGCTAAACCATTCAGAACCCATATAAATGGCCTGAATAACCAATAAAACGCCTGAAGAGGCACAGCAATGAATAATGTGGTTGCTACCGGCCTTTGTATTGCTACAGATTTTGGGGCAAGCTCGCCAAATACAATATGCATAACTGTAATAAACAAGAATGCAATAAACGTAGATATTGAGGTAATGTAAACCTCAGATAAATTAAAGTTAATCAGCGCATCGTGAACAATGTTATGCATTACAGATTCACCGACCCAACCCAATCCAAGAGAGGCAAGAGTAATACCCAGCTGTGTTGCGGCTAAATAACCATCAAGATGCTGGGTAATATATTTTGCGATATTAGCAACTCTACTTCCGGATTTAGCTTTAATTTCAATTTGCGAGGCCCTAACCTTTACAATTGCAAATTCTGCGGCAACGAAAAATCCGTTCAGCGCAACTAAGAAGAATGTTAAAAATATCTTGAGACCTTCCATTAAGAGTTTTTATTTCTAAACTTTTCGTCATAAAGGGCTATACTTTCCTGAATGACTTTATGTGCATATCTAACACCTAACAGGTGTTCAATAGTCACCTTTTTTTCTTCCAATGCCTTATAGTCCTGGAAAAATTTAACTATTTCTTTCATTGTATGCGGAGGCAAATCAGCTAAATCATTAATATAATTAACCGACATGTCGTTTTTCGCTACTGCAATGATTTTATCATCTTGTTCGCCGTTATCTACCATATGCATCACACCAATAACTTTTGCTTCAATTATTGATAATGGATAAACATCCACTGAGCACAATACCAAAATATCCAGCGGGTCATTATCATCGCAATAAGTTTGCGGAATAAAGCCATAATTAGCGGGGTACATAACCGAAGAGAAAAGCACTCTATCTAATTTAATCAAATTAGACTCTTTATCTATTTCATATTTTGCTTTCGAACCTTTTGGAATTTCTATAATGGCATTAACAGTTTCAGGTAAATTTTCGCCTGGAGAAACGCTGTGCCATGGATGATGATCGTAATTACTCATTTTTTATTTTATTGTTCTGTATTTGTTGTTTCTTTATCTGTGTTACTTACCACTTTCTTTTTCACAAACGTAATGATAAGAGGAATGGTTGTAACAATAATAAAGCCTATAATTATATATAATAAATAATCTGTTATTTCTTTTTCAAATCTTTTACCCAGGAAATAACCCAGCAAAGTTAAGGAAGCTATCCATAATATTGCACCTGCAATGTTATATAATGCAAATCTTTTAAAATCAAGCTTAACCACGCCGGCAAAAATCGGAGCAAAAGTTCTGACTATGGGAACAAACCTGCCCATAATTAAAGCAAAAGCTCCCTGTTTATTGTAATATTCCTCGGCAGCTTTTAAATAACGTTTTTTAAAGAAGAAAGTATCCTTTCTGTGGTACAGAACCGGTCCCGTCTTTCGACCAAACCAATATCCCGTAAAATTACCTGAAATGGCTGAAATGCATAAACCTAGTATAAGTACATATATGTTTACATCCAGCTTTCCGGTTGCTACAAACATACCTGCAAGAAATAAAAGGTAATCGCCCGGCAGAAAGAAACCAAAAAACAACCCGGTTTCTGCAAAAATAACGAACATTACAACATAAAAACCACCTTCTTTAAGTAATTTCTCAGGGTCGATAAAATGCTGTAATGAAGTCCAGAAATCTTGCATAGTTCAATTACTCGTAAAACTACAAATAATTATCTAGAGAAATGGTTATATCAAATTTAAAATTACTGAAGGATATACCCCTAAAAATAGCGTAATAATAACAGAAAAAACCAGGACTGCCTTGTATTGAACCGGCACTTCCAGTTCAATCTCATTGCCCTCTTTAAAGTACATTGCTATTATCACTTTAAAATAATAATAAAAGCCAACCAGCGCATTTAAAATAGCAAAAGCAACAAGAAGAATCTGATATTCGCCCATCACATTCAGGAACATTAAATATTTCCCGATAAAACCTGCTGTTAATGGTATACCCGCTAATGACAACATAGCTACAGTAAGTACCAGAGCAGTTAATGGATTTCGTTTGGCCAGGCCATTAAAACTATCGAAGTGATCATTTCCTGTTTTCTGTTTAACCATAATCAGAACAGCGAATGCAATAATACTTGCAAAAGTATAAGCAGCTGCATAAACCAATACATTATTTGCAGAGGTTGACGACAAGGTAATTAGGGAAAACAACAGATAACCTGCATGAGATATACTTGAGTAAGCAAGCATTCTTTTAAAGTTTTTCTGAAATAAAGCTGTAACGTTTCCAATAAATAGTGTTATACAAACAATTGCAATTAATGGCGGCAACCAGAAATCGTGTAACGGAGCAAATGCATCAGCAAACAAACGTAAAAAGGCAGCGAAACCAGCTGTTTTTACAACTGTTGACATAAAAGTTGTAATCAAGGTTGGCGCTCCTTCATAAACATCAGGAGTCCAGAAGTGAAAAGGTGCTGCCCCAACTTTAAAGCTTAATCCAATCAACATCAGAATAACGCCAGGATAAAACATCGGCGAGATCGATTTATAGTTACCAACTAAATACTGGTTAATTGTTTCCAAATCAAAAGAGCCTGTGGCTCCATAAATCAGGGTAATTCCAAACAACAGGAAACCCGTTGAAAATGCACCCATTAAAAAGTACTTCAAAGAAGCCTCATTTGATGCAAAATTACTTTTACGAATACCTGCCAGGATATATAAACAAACAGACATAATCTCGATGCCAATAAACAACATTGACATGTTCTTGTAGGATACCATAATTATGATCCCTGCCAGTGCAAATAATATTAAGGTGAAATATTCAGCAATATTTTCACTATCAGAGGCAAAATAGTTTTGTGTGAGCAGAAATATAAATAATGTCCCCAGGATTGTTATGCCTGAAAAAGCTAATGCAAAATTATCCATCTGCATCATGCCGAAGTAGGTTTGATTAGTGTTCCATGAAGTAGCTACAAAAGCCAGTGAAATAAGCAGTCCAATAAGAGTTATGGGTAATAATGCTTTTTTAGCCTTAAACAAACCTGCATAAAGCACTACTAAAGCTGTAACAGTAATTGTTATGATGATATTCATTTGCTTAGTTTACCGATGTTAATTTTTGTGTTACTTGTTCTATTAAATGCTGCACTGATGCTTCGGAAAGTTGTAATATTGGTTTTGGATAAACACCTAGTACAATAATTAGTGCACAGATAATGTATAATACTATTCTTTCAGAACCTTTTACGTCTGTAAAGGTAATTGTTAAATCGTTCGTTTTTCCAAGCATAACGTTCTGGTACATTCTGAACATATAAACAGCTCCGAAAATAATTGTTAATCCTGCAAAAACAGCCACCCAGATATTGTACTGATAAACTCCGATTAATAACAAAAATTCTCCGATAAAACCATTCGTACCCGGTAAGGCAACAGTTCCAAGAACTATAATCAAAGCGGTAATTGCCAATACCGGTGCTTGTTTAGCAATTCCACCTAGTTCACTTATTTTATTAGTTTTTAAGCGGCTTGAAATAATATCTAGAACAAAAAACAAGCCTACCACGTTAATACCATGACTAAGCATTTGAATCATTGCTCCCTGCATACCTTGTGTGTTCAGGGCAAAAATGCCTGCACTGATTAAGCCAACGTGAGCAATGGAAGAATAGGCAACCAATCGCTTTGCATCTTTTTGTGTAAATGCTATAATTGAGGCGTATACAATTCCTACAACTGACAATATAATGGCCACATGTCCCCAGTCTTGAACTCCAGAAGGCACAATTGGCAACAACCACCTGATAACGCCATAAATACCCATTTTTAACATGATACCCGCCAACAGCATTGTACCTGCTGCAGGAGCCTCAGTATAAGTATTTGGCTGCCAGGTATGGAAAGGAAATACCGGCATTTTAATAGCGAAAGCAATAAAAAATGCCCAAAATATCCAACACTGCTGTGTAGCATCTAAATTAAGATTATAGAAAGCCTGGATGTCAAAATTATGCGCAGGGTTTTGTAAGTACAAATAAATTAAACCCAAAAGCATAAACAACGAACCTGCAATCGTATAAACAAAGAACTTCATGTTTACCTTAATGCGGTCTTTACCTCCCCAAACTGCACAGATAAAGTAAATCGGTATTAGCGCAGCCTCCCAACCAATATAGAATAAGAAAGCATCAAGAGATGTAAACACAATAAGCAATCCGCTTTGCATAAAAAGAATTAAAGCAAAAAATGCATTTTGGCTCTTGTAGTTATGCTGATAGCTTGCCAATATGATTAATGGTATTAACACATTGGTTAATAATATGGTGATCATACTTATACCATCTACACCAGCATGAAAGTTTATTCCAAGATCACGAATCCATGAGTAGTTTACTACAAACTGAGTAGTAGCATCCGGGGTGAAATTGCATACCATTGCCAATGCTAATGCTAAAGAGACAATTGCTGAAACCAATGCTACATGCTTTGCTGCATTTCCGGAAAGAGCGGTAACCAAGGCACCTAGCAATGGTAAAAATATAAGAAGTAGTAAAAGTTGTTCCATTATGTTTTCCTGAACGATCTTTTATAGAGATAAATAAGTATACAATAACAATGAGATGATGCCTACCACCATCATAAAAATATAAAACCCAACATTGCCGGATTGTATTAAGCGTAAGCCTTTACTCGCTTCGGCAGTTCCCCAACCAAAACCATTAACAATTCCATCAACAATTTTACTATCTACAATTTTGTAGAAGAACACTGAAATTGCATCCAAAGGCTTTCTGATTAAGGCATCATATAGCTCATCAAAATAAAATTTATTGTAAGATAAGTTTGCAAGTACTGAACGCTTAGCCTCATCAGGGGCAGGTACATGGTTTTGTTTGATGTATTTACCGTATGCAACCGCGATAGAGATAAGTACACCTACAACTGAAACTGCCATAAGGATATATTCAGTAGCATGATCAGGAGATTCACCGGTATGCTTAATTACCGGAGAAAGCCAATGTGATAACCAATGATTTCCACCCAAAGCCTCTGGCACACCAATAATACCGCCCACAGCTGATAATACAGCAAGTACGATTAGAGGAACAGTCATCGATTTAGGTGATTCATGAATTTTTTCTTCAGCATGGTGAGTTCCACGATATTTACCATAAAAAGTAAGGAATAACATCCTAAACATATAAAATGCGGTTAGGAAAGCACCAAATACTGCAATACCCCACATTACTTTATCATGCAGATACACATGCGCCAAAATCTCATCTTTAGAGAAAAAACCTGAAAAAGGAGGAAGCCCGGCTATAGCAATAGTACCGATAAGCATTGTAATAAAAGTTACTGGTAGTTTTTTTCGTAAACCACCCATATGCCTCATATCCTGTTCATGATGCAAGGCATGTATTACAGATCCTGCACATAAGAATAATAATGCTTTAAAGAACGCGTGTGTGATAACGTGAAAGAATGCTCCATTATATGCGCCAACGCCCAAGCCTAAAAACATATATCCCAATTGCGATACTGTTGAATAAGCAAGTACCTTTTTGATATCTGTTTGCGTAAGGGCAATAATTGCTGCTACAATTGCAGTTGCAAGACCAACTATAGCAATTACGTGCTGAATTACTGGCGCCAAATCAAATATCAGATTAGATCTGGCAATCATATAAATACCAGCTGTAACCATTGTTGCGGCATGTATTAATGCTGAAACTGGTGTTGGTCCGGCCATTGCATCAGGCAACCATGTAAAAAGAGGTAGCTGAGCTGATTTACCGCATGCACCTATAAACAATAATAATGCGATAAGTGCGATAGTAGTGTTTCCGGGAAGCATATTTGCTGCCTGAGGGAATATTTTAGAAAATTCGATACTTCCAAAAGTGGTAAAGATAAAAAATACACCCAGCAGGAAGCCCAAATCACCTATACGGTTCATTACAAAGGCTTTTTTGGCTGCAGAAGCATAGCTACTGTTTGTGTACCAGAAACCGATCAGAAGGTAAGAACACAAACCAACTCCTTCCCATCCAATAAACATTACTATATAGTTTGAACCCAATACTAAAAGTAACATAAAAAATATAAACAGGTTCAGGTAGCTAAAAAACTTACCAAAGCCTTCGTCGCTGTGCATATATCCAATTGAATAAATATGGATAAGAAAGCCCACCCCTGTTACAATAAGTAACATTATAGCGCTTAATGGATCAACAAGGAAAGATAATGGGATATGTAAAGTTCCTGCATTTATCCAATCAAAAAGAAAAACTTCATGAGATTTATTTGCATCTGCACCCAAAGCCAGAAATATACCAACACTGATTGCAAAAGAAATAAAAATAACACTGCTTCCTATAAAACCAATTAGGCTTTTAGATAATGTGTTTCTTCCTAAACCATTGATTATAAAACCAATCAGAGGAATTAACGGAACCAGCCAAACTAAATCTATTATCATTTTCTATCTATACTTAATATTACCACTTAAGGCGATTCAACACATTTATATCTACCGATTGTGTATTTCTATACACCATCACAATAATACTTAGCCCAACTGCAACCTCAGCAGCAGCCAAAGCCATTATGAAAAACACAAAAACCTGTCCGGATGGATCGTTGTTGTGTACCGAAAAAGCTGTTAGCAATAAGTTAACCGCATTCAGCATCAATTCAACCGACATAAATATAACGATTGCGTTTCTGCGGGTTAATACCCCAATAACGCCAATGGTGAAAATAATAGCACTTAGCCAGATGTAGTGGTTAAGTGGTACTCCCTGCAATTGTTGAGTCATGTTTTCCACTATACTTTTTCTTTTTTAGTTAATAATACTGCACCAACCATTGCTGAAAGCAATAAAATTGATGAAAGTTCAAACGGCAGCATAAAAGGTCCGAACAATTCCTTACCCAGATTTTTCAATAACCCTAAATTAGGATTTCTTAAAATCACAGGATCAGACACGGCTGTAGCTTTTAATGACCCAACTAAGGTTACCACAAGACAGCATCCGGCTATAACACCAACTACTTTTACTGCTCCCGACTTTAGTGGTTCATTATCTTTATTGAGGTTCAGTAACATCAGAACAAAAAGGAATAGAACCATAATTGCTCCCATGTAAACAATGAAATTTACCACCGCCAAAAACTGTGCATTTAACAGGATGTAGTGAACCGTAAATGTGAAGAAAGTAACAATCAGATAAAGCACACTATGCACCGGGTTCTTTGAAAAAATAACCATCAGTGAAAAGAATACGCTTAATGTTGCTACGAAATAGAATACTGAAGTACCCATTATCTATGTTTAAACTGTTTATATTAAAAGGCCCTTAACAGGCATTGCATACTAAATTACTATTTATTCAATGGTTGCTCTACCAATTTATCTTTCCCGTAAATAAAATCTTTACGAAGATAATCAGCAGGTACAATTGGACCGTCAAGGTAAATTGCCTCTTTCGGACAAGCCTCTTCACACAAACCACAGAAAATACAACGCAGCATATTTATCTCATATACAGAAGCATATTTCTCTTCTCTATACAATTCCTTTTCTTCAGGTTTACGTTCAGCAGCAATCATTGTTATCGCTTCAGCAGGACAAGATAAAGCACATAAGCCACAGGCAGTACAGCGTTCTCTTCCTTCTTCATCTCTTTTCAAAGAATGCATCCCCCTGAAGTTTGTTGAGAACTCTCTCTCTACCTCAGGATATCTTATTGTAGCCTCTTTTTTAAATAAGTGGCTAATTGTAACAGACAGACCTTTAACTATTGCAGGTAAATACATGCGTTCTGCAAACGTCAACGGTTTTTGTTCTAATACTTTCTTTTTACTGGTTAATGGTTCCATTAAACCTCCTTATTATTTATCCGCTAATGCGTGTTGTTAAAACTTTTCAATTATTGCAATCACAATACCTGTGATAATGATGTTAGCTATAGCCAAAGGAATTAAGCCCTTCCAGCCTAGATGCATCAGTTGATCGTACCGGAAACGAGGGATTGTCCAACGTACCCACATAAAGAAAAATATGAATGCAAATATTTTTATAAAGAATACAAACGTTCCAATCAGAGGGCCAATTACCGGCCCGGTATGTAACAATACCCAGTCCATGCCAGGATAATTATATCCTCCGAAATAAAGGGTAGCCATAACTGCTGACGAAACAAACATGTTGATGTATTCTGCAAACAGATAAAAACCTAACTTCATTGAAGAATACTCTGTATGATAACCACCAATTAGCTCAGTTTCACACTCAGGTAAGTCAAAAGGTGCCCTGTTGGTCTCAGCAAAAGAACAAACCATAAAAATTAGAAATCCTAGCGGCTGATAAAGGACATTCCAATGCCAGCCATGCTGCTGTTCTACAATCTCCCTGAGGCTCATTGTTCCTGTAACCAGCAACAACGCAATTATAGACAAGCCCATCGCAATCTCATAACTGATGTTTTGCGATGCAGCACGAATAGCACTTAATAAGGAGTACTTATTATTTGATGCCCAACCACCAATCATTACCCCGTAAACACCCAGTGAAACAACGCCAAAGATGTATAAAATACCAACATTGATATCAGTTACCTGTAATGAAATCACACGATCACCAACAGTGATATTGCTCCCCCAGGGAATAACAGCAGTTCCTATACAAGCAGTTAGCATTGCCAAACCAGGTCCTACCATAAATAACCACTTACTCGCATTTGAAGGGATTATTTCTTCTTTCATGAACATCTTAACCCCATCAGCCAGTGGCTGTAGTATTCCAAAAGGACCTGCCCTGTCTGGTCCAAGTCTGTCCTGTAAAAAGGCTGCAACTTTCCGTTCAGCATAAGTAGAGTACATAGCAATCAATAAACTGATACCAAAAATGATGGCAACCAGCACAAATTTTTCTATTACAAAAGCTATATCCATTAGAATTTGGTTGTTTTTTCTAGTTCTACTTTATTTGCCTGCTGTAATTGAGGGTTGTTTTGAATAACAGGTAAAGGCTTAAGGGTTTCATAATGGTTAGAAGCAATAACCGAGGTATCACTAATAACAGTAGGATGTTCAATTACCCAGTCAGCCGTTTTCTTTTTATCAAAACGACATGTATTACAGATAAACTCCTCAACCTCCCCATAAATATCTTTACGCGCTGTAACTCTTAGTACATTTTCTCCTTTATACCAAAGGGTTACTTTACCACTGCAAGTAGGACAATCTCTGTGTGCATCAATTGGTTTTGTAAACCAAACACGATTCTTGAATCTGAATGTTTTATCTGTTAATGCACCAACAGGGCATACATCAATCACATTTCCAGAAAAATCATTGTCTACAGCTGTTTGTATATAAGTAGAGATTTCTGAATGATCCCCTCTATTTAAAATTCCGTGTACACGTTTATTTGTAATCTGATCGGCAGTAAACACACAGCGGTAGCATAATATACATCTGTTCATATGCAATTGGATCTTATCTCCAATATCAATACGTTCAAAAGTTCTGCGTTCAAACTCGTATCTTGTTTTTTGCAAACCATGCTCATAACCAAGATTTTGAAGATCACATTCTCCAGCCTGATCACAAACCGGACAATCCAAAGGATGGTTAATCAATAGCATTTCTACTACCCCACTTCGTGCTTCAATAACTTCCGGAGAGGTGATGTTCTGAACCTCCATACCATCCATAACTGTTGTACGGCATGATGCAACCAATTTTGGCATTGGTCGTGGATCTTTTTCAGATCCTTTACTTACTTTAACAATACAAGTACGGCACTTTCCTCCGCTACCTTCTAATTTGGAATAATAGCACATAGCTGGTGGCACAATATCACCTCCTATTTGCCTTGCAGCATTCAGAATGGTTGTGCCGGGTGCTACTTCTACTGTTATCCCGTCTATGGTTACCTTAACTTTATCACTCATGATTGTTAATTTCCTGTCGTAACTTCTGCTTTCGCAATCGGCTGTGCATAATTTGCTAAGCCATAATTAGTATCTAAACATTTGATTGGCTCTTTTACATGCCATTCAAACTCATCTCTGAAATGTCTGATTGCACTTGCAACCGGCCATGCAGCTGCATCACCTAATGGACAAATCGTGTTTCCTTCGATCTTTTTAGAAACATCCACCAGTAAATCTATATCGCTCATTTTACCATGGCCATATTCTATTCTATGCAACACTTTCTCCATCCAGCCGGTTCCCTCTCTGCAAGGAGAACATTGACCACAGCTTTCGTGATGATAAAAACGAGAAAAATTCCATGTATTTCTAACTATACACTGATCCTCATCGAAGGCAATAAAACCTCCAGATCCCATCATTGAGCCGGTAGCAAAGCCACCTTCAGATAAAGATTCATAGCTCATTAACCTTGGGTCACCGTTTGCTAATTTCAGGGTAAGATTTGCTGGCAAAATAGGAACAGATGATCCTCCGGCTACGGTAGCTTTTAATCTTTTACCATTCGCTATACCTCCACAATATTCATCAGAGTAAATAAACTCCTCTACTGGTAATCCCAGTTCTATCTCATACACTCCAGGTCTTACTAAGTTACCCGAAGCTGAAATAAGTTTAGTACCTGTACTTCTGCCAATTCCTATTTTCGCATACTCATCTCCGCCATCATTAATGATCGGCACTGTTGCAGCAATAGATTCAACATTATTTACTACCGTTGGACATCCGTAAAGTCCTGCTATAGCAGGGAAAGGTGGTTTAATCCTAGGATTTCCTCTTTTACCTTCTAAAGATTCCAATAATGCGGTTTCCTCACCACATATATATGCGCCACCGCCTGGCTGAACATACAATTCTAAATCGTAACCTGTTCCAAGAATGTTTTTGCCTAGAAAGCCAGCATTCTTAGCCTCGGCAATTGCTTTTTCCAGTATACGGATCTGAGGCATCATTTCGCCCCTAACGTATATGTAAGACGTATTAGCACCCAGCGCAAAGCTAGAAACAATCATTCCCTCAATAAGTGCATGAGGAATATAAGTCATCAGGTAACGATCCTTAAAAGTTCCTGGCTCAGACTCGTCAGCATTACAAACTAAATATCTTGCTACACCTTCAGGTTTCGCCAAAAAACTCCATTTCATTCCCGTAGGGAATCCTGCACCACCACGTCCGCGTAGCCCCGACTTCTTAACCTCTTCAACCACTTCATCAGGAGTTAAGGTTTTTAAAGCCTTTTCTACAGCGCGGTACCCGCCTTTTTGGCGATAAACATCAAATGTATTGATGCCTGGTACGTTTATGTGTTCTAATAATAGTTTACGGGCCATTATTTCTTGCGTAAATCTTGTATCAACTCGTCAACCTTTTGTTCATTAAGGTTTTCGTAAAATGTATATTCAGGACCAATCTGTAATACCGGGCCATAACCACAGGCTGCCAAACACTCTACACCTCTCCAACTAAACAAGCCATCAGGGGTAATTTCGCCTTCTTTAACACCCAGGTTTTTCTCTATGTGCTTCATTAGCTTTTCAGCACCTACTAAACAACAAGGGCCTGTTCTGCATACTTCCAAAACATATTTTCCCTGTGGCTTTAAAAAATACATGGTATAAAATGACGCTACCTCATACACCTCAATATTCTGTATATCCAGGTAAGCAGCAACTTTATCCATTGCATCTGAGCTTAACCAGCCTAATTCGGCCTGAACCTCATGAAGTATCGGCAATAAAGCAGATTTATGTTTACCTTTAGGGTATCTGCTAATTATCTCATCAAACTTTTCTTTTAAAGCTGATGAAAACTCTACAGGTTGTTGTTGTTCTACTTTAAGCATCTAATTCTCCTGCAATAATGTTCATACTACTCATGTTTATAATGGCGTCTGATAACAGCATGCCTTTACTCATTGGTGCAAACATTTGATAATTAATAAAACTAGGTCTTCTGAAGTGCAAACGATATGGTGTTCTTCCTCCATCATTAATCAAATAGAAACCTAATTCACCGTTGCCACCCTCCACTGAATGATAAACCTCAGCTTTAGGTGCATCAATTTCACCCATCACAATTTTAAAGTGATAGATTAAAGCTTCCATATTATTATAAACTTCTTCTTTAGCAGGCAAATAGAACTCCGGCACGTCTGCATGGAAAATCCCTGCAGGCTCATGTTTAATTTTTTCCAAAGCCTGTTCAATTAACCTTACACTTTGCCACATTTCTTCGTTGCGAACAAGGTAACGATCATAAATATCACCACTTGTACCTACCGGAACTTCAAAATCAAAATCCTGATATGAAGAATATGGATCACTTACACGCACATCATAATCAACCCCTGCCGAACGTAATAACGGTCCGGTCCATCCATAATCAAGCGCCTGCTCTGCAGATACTGCAGCTACTTTGGCTGTACGATCTATAAAAATACGGTTACGGTTAAGCAAGCTTTCAAACTCTCTTAGCGCAACAGGGAACTCTTTTAAGAACTTATTGATCTTAGCAAAGGCAATTTCATTGAAATCCCTCTCAAAGCCACCTATACGTCCAACGTTAGTCGTTAGCCTTGCTCCACAAATCTCTTCGTAGATTTCATAAATATGCTCTCTGAATTGAAACAAGTACAAAAATGTAGTGGTTGCACCTGTATCCTGAGCTATAATCGTATTACAGATAATATGATCTGAAATACGGGCCAATTCCATAATAATTACCCTTAAGTAATCAACACGTTTTGGCATTTTAATATCCAATAACTTCTCAACAGTCATGTGCCACCCCATATTATTGATAGGAGAAGAACAATAGTTCAGGCGATCTGTTAAAGGAGTAATTTGGTAAAATGGTCGATGTTCTGCAATCTTTTCAAATGCACGGTGGATGTACCCAATAGTAGATACACCACTAACGATGCGCTCACCATCTAATTGAATGACATTCTGAAAAACTCCGTGTGTGGCAGGGTGGGTTGGACCT contains the following coding sequences:
- a CDS encoding 2Fe-2S iron-sulfur cluster-binding protein — protein: MSDKVKVTIDGITVEVAPGTTILNAARQIGGDIVPPAMCYYSKLEGSGGKCRTCIVKVSKGSEKDPRPMPKLVASCRTTVMDGMEVQNITSPEVIEARSGVVEMLLINHPLDCPVCDQAGECDLQNLGYEHGLQKTRYEFERRTFERIDIGDKIQLHMNRCILCYRCVFTADQITNKRVHGILNRGDHSEISTYIQTAVDNDFSGNVIDVCPVGALTDKTFRFKNRVWFTKPIDAHRDCPTCSGKVTLWYKGENVLRVTARKDIYGEVEEFICNTCRFDKKKTADWVIEHPTVISDTSVIASNHYETLKPLPVIQNNPQLQQANKVELEKTTKF
- the nuoF gene encoding NADH-quinone oxidoreductase subunit NuoF, with translation MARKLLLEHINVPGINTFDVYRQKGGYRAVEKALKTLTPDEVVEEVKKSGLRGRGGAGFPTGMKWSFLAKPEGVARYLVCNADESEPGTFKDRYLMTYIPHALIEGMIVSSFALGANTSYIYVRGEMMPQIRILEKAIAEAKNAGFLGKNILGTGYDLELYVQPGGGAYICGEETALLESLEGKRGNPRIKPPFPAIAGLYGCPTVVNNVESIAATVPIINDGGDEYAKIGIGRSTGTKLISASGNLVRPGVYEIELGLPVEEFIYSDEYCGGIANGKRLKATVAGGSSVPILPANLTLKLANGDPRLMSYESLSEGGFATGSMMGSGGFIAFDEDQCIVRNTWNFSRFYHHESCGQCSPCREGTGWMEKVLHRIEYGHGKMSDIDLLVDVSKKIEGNTICPLGDAAAWPVASAIRHFRDEFEWHVKEPIKCLDTNYGLANYAQPIAKAEVTTGN
- the nuoH gene encoding NADH-quinone oxidoreductase subunit NuoH — protein: MDIAFVIEKFVLVAIIFGISLLIAMYSTYAERKVAAFLQDRLGPDRAGPFGILQPLADGVKMFMKEEIIPSNASKWLFMVGPGLAMLTACIGTAVIPWGSNITVGDRVISLQVTDINVGILYIFGVVSLGVYGVMIGGWASNNKYSLLSAIRAASQNISYEIAMGLSIIALLLVTGTMSLREIVEQQHGWHWNVLYQPLGFLIFMVCSFAETNRAPFDLPECETELIGGYHTEYSSMKLGFYLFAEYINMFVSSAVMATLYFGGYNYPGMDWVLLHTGPVIGPLIGTFVFFIKIFAFIFFFMWVRWTIPRFRYDQLMHLGWKGLIPLAIANIIITGIVIAIIEKF
- the nuoE gene encoding complex I 24 kDa subunit family protein — translated: MLKVEQQQPVEFSSALKEKFDEIISRYPKGKHKSALLPILHEVQAELGWLSSDAMDKVAAYLDIQNIEVYEVASFYTMYFLKPQGKYVLEVCRTGPCCLVGAEKLMKHIEKNLGVKEGEITPDGLFSWRGVECLAACGYGPVLQIGPEYTFYENLNEQKVDELIQDLRKK
- a CDS encoding NADH-quinone oxidoreductase subunit D, which produces MNQPVYTDNDPQNELVTLNLGPTHPATHGVFQNVIQLDGERIVSGVSTIGYIHRAFEKIAEHRPFYQITPLTDRLNYCSSPINNMGWHMTVEKLLDIKMPKRVDYLRVIIMELARISDHIICNTIIAQDTGATTTFLYLFQFREHIYEIYEEICGARLTTNVGRIGGFERDFNEIAFAKINKFLKEFPVALREFESLLNRNRIFIDRTAKVAAVSAEQALDYGWTGPLLRSAGVDYDVRVSDPYSSYQDFDFEVPVGTSGDIYDRYLVRNEEMWQSVRLIEQALEKIKHEPAGIFHADVPEFYLPAKEEVYNNMEALIYHFKIVMGEIDAPKAEVYHSVEGGNGELGFYLINDGGRTPYRLHFRRPSFINYQMFAPMSKGMLLSDAIINMSSMNIIAGELDA